GAAGTTAAAAACCTCCTTTTCCAGACCAAGTTATATTGAAACGAAAGAGAATTCTCATGataaattacattaaaaaaaaatgcaaacacGTAATTAGATATATTGCGACGACTCGTGCCGTAAAATACAAAACCTGAGCCAAGCCATCGCTCCTCTTTCATTTCACCATGTATAGAGAGAGAAACACAAACTTCCGTTACACATCCGGACAACCAAACAAGCAACCCAAAAATGGCCCAAACAATATAATTCATGCCAGCAAAGTTAGTAGATGATGAATTTGTGTGGCTGTTGCTCTTAGAAGAAGTTGGTGGAAGGGCTCCTCCTGGCGCACTTATGGGGGGGCGCGGGCTGGTGCTGGTGCTggtgctgctgctgctgccagCTTTTGATTTGCTTCAACGTTGACATGAAGCTTCATCCCAATGCAACTTATTGCCACAAACGAAATATATATCTATCCCCAACTCTGGTTAGCGGATAAGATGTGTTCCCAATGCTACTCGATTGTAGTACGTCGGTCGTGTTGCATCCCTCGTAGTTTTCTTTGGTCACCTCGCTCACAGAATGACTGAAATACTGCAGATTCAGCGAGGAAGCTAGCATCAGAAAATAGTAGATTAATCAAACTTACGTTTAGATGAGTCAGAGATATAATCTAGCGGAGCTCGATAAATTATACACAACACAATATCTTATTGAGCGATAGATTTGCAGTTTCGAGTTTGaaaaaaaacaatcaattttttttctagcTTTAGTTCAAATAACTCAACACTCGTTGATAGCTCAACAAATCTAACTGATCAAAGTGGAGCACCAGTTATCAAGGTGGGGGCGTTGCGACGTCTTACATAAAGTATCCCAACCATGATAGTCTTGTCTTTTGGCCATGATTCAAGATCCGTGCTAATATCCCAACCCAAGTTGTAACCAACCGTGTATGTTGCCGAGGTGTAGAATGGGAGTCTAATTGTGGATATTAGAAGTACTAAAAATTTCGCCATTGGCATGAGGCGGAAGGCATATGTTATAACTTCTGATGCTTATAAAGAAGTCAGAGCTACCTTTGATGAATTCTAGCCTTTCGGATGGGTTATTGTTGTCCGTTGCTAGTTGTTACATGAGCTAACGGCTTGAATTATGTACTATTTGTTTATCACTAGATCTTGCAAAAACTTCaaggtataattatttattaaaattttaaattgaagGCGAAACTTACGAAACTCAGATAcaaatgtgtgtgtgtctatatatatatatatatatattgtggaTGTACATATAAGATAAATAGGTATGATTGTTAAGTGTCGCAAGGTCAGTGTTagcctccaccaccaccatcaATCGGAGAAACTAGTTAAGCAACGTATCACAGATTCACAGGTTTAACATTCTACAGCTCAACGTTCAAAGAATTAGGCAATACATATAAAAGAAGTGACTAAATTAGCATCGATAAGCGGCTTCGGAAAAGTTCCGAGTATCTCAGACTACAGAGAAATATGGAAACACCAGTTGCAAGTTAAAAAGGTCAATATAAATTAGGAAACATATGGTACTAATAATCGTGTTTCAAGTGACAACAAATTAAAGGTTGGGCAACCTTGCATTACAATCTCGAGCAAAACAAGCCATAAAACCATTCAACAACTACAAAAAAGATGGCCAAAGAGGTGGTCAAACTCAAGACGATAGCTTGTGTGGCTTCTGCAGCAGTTTTGAACTTGCATTATATGGGCTTGATCTTGAAGTGGAGTGAGATTAAAGAGAAGACAAAACATTTCAGATCCTGAAATGAGAGAACAAGATAAGAAACATGGAATTTGGCAGTATGACATGAGTCGAGATATACTGGAACCATCATGATTCATGGGACATGAATAAAGAACCGTCCTTTTTGATAACCAAAATGGACAAATACCATTATAAAAGAGTCtcgatattttattatttcgaTTTTCATTTTAATACGAGATAATAATGGTGAGACATATATCACAGGCCAAAAATAGATATGACCCTGCAGTAATAATATGAAGCTAACATCACATCCAGGGTGTTCAATCCAACCAAGGTTTCATGAAACACTCTGCCGTCTATTTCACACAACAATGTCAGTGCTTTATAAATGAAACTGGTCAGTTTGGCAATGCAGGATCATGTATTTAACAGAATATTTAAACCTATTCGTCTAGCAAAAATTCCTATAAGCTACTACAGTAAACGAACAAGACAAACAtgtttattaacttatctcttTCTAGAAACTTTTTAATGCATCAGCAAAAATTCCTATAAGCTACTACAGTAGACAAACAAGACAAACATGTTTATTCACTTATGTTTTTCTAGAGACTTTTTAATTCATCATAACCAAACTAAACATAACTCAAATTCCTATGACAACACAGTCATAGATTCGATCGCCAGGATTTGATCCATCAACAGATATAAGCAAGAACAATTCATTCAATATCGAGTCTTGCAGGATGCAAATTGAATGCACTTGAAAATGTTCCCAAACATCAAATATCAAGTCGAATATCTggtaaattaaaagaaaatatttctgaAGAATTGTAAAGGTAAATCATACCTGAACAAGATAATAAAAAATGCGCAAACCATCGGGATCATTGCTTGTATGAACATCCATTAGGGAACCAATCTTGGACGTCGTGAACGAAATATGCTCATTCCCCATCACAATCTCCAGCTCCTGCCTACCCACTCGGTCAGGCTCCGGCCAATTATTATCATCCTCCTTCATTATCTGCAACACAAACATAACAACAAGCTTTCAAAACCCTGAAGAGCCATTATAATTCCGAAGAAATTGGCGTAATTGAGAGGAATATTTGCCTCTGATTCAGAGACTACACGTCGGCACTCCTTGAGAGCGGCTTGCGTGAGGAATATCTCTTTGCGAATCATGGTATCGTTCTTGTAGTTTGAGTTGTTGGCGTAACGGAGCTTGCCATCGGGTCGGAACTCAAATTCCAAGAATTCGTGCCCGAATTTCCCCTTGTGACCGACATAATAACGCAGGTAGAACTCGCCGATATCTTCGCCGTCGGCCATTGACATAAGTTCGATTCAAGGTTTTGCGTGGGTATTGGATATACGAGAGAGAATTAGGCCGCCATATTTAGCTGGATTTGGGCCTTTTTCTTCCTTGCTAACTAATGGGCTTTCAAATTTCATGGGCTTTTGCTTATGGTTTGACATAAGAATCGTGAGAGGCCCGCCCACTAAATGGTACggctttcttcttctttttaatttttatttttaaaaaaacatatttttagaaaatttatggACCCAAAATTTAGTTCTGAACAAGCCAATGAAATCAAGGggaaattttatgaattttgaCTTGATATTAGGGGTATCTGCATCAAGTTGGCATTTGGTATTGATATTTGATGGATCTGATTTATTAGATGAACCAATTTTGTTAGGATTTTTTAGATATACAATTTTCTGGCCAGGATTATAAGTAAATTTtct
The genomic region above belongs to Primulina huaijiensis isolate GDHJ02 unplaced genomic scaffold, ASM1229523v2 scaffold16847, whole genome shotgun sequence and contains:
- the LOC140965908 gene encoding protein mago nashi homolog, whose translation is MSMADGEDIGEFYLRYYVGHKGKFGHEFLEFEFRPDGKLRYANNSNYKNDTMIRKEIFLTQAALKECRRVVSESEIMKEDDNNWPEPDRVGRQELEIVMGNEHISFTTSKIGSLMDVHTSNDPDGLRIFYYLVQDLKCFVFSLISLHFKIKPI